The Flavobacterium sp. 1 genome contains the following window.
AATGCTGAAAGAGAAAGATGAAATGATGCAGCGACTTGAAAAACTAATTAATAATCATTTATAAATAATCTATTAATTCAAAAAAGAAAGAGCCCCAAAGGGCTCTTTCTTTTTTGGGTAATGTAGTCAAAAATAGTTGGCAGATTTTCATTTTAGATTGATTATGTTTCAAAATCAAAATGAAGAGGAAATCGGCTCTGCTGAGGAGCAATCCATCAGCTGTAGATTTGATGTATCTAATGGCTAAAAAAACCTATCCTAAGTTTGATTTCTATAATACAGCTGCCATTTGAGTAAGTTCTTGCAGTTTACCAAACTTAATCCTCTGTGAATATTTAGATTGCTCTTTAAATGCCCAAAAAATGATTCCAGAGAATTCGTGGTACCTGAGTATCTTGTCGTCTTTCAAGTACAGGAACATATTAGGCAGTGGCTTCTTTATTACATTTAGTCCTATTTACTTTTATTGTTTGTTTTTTCGTACACAAAAAAACTGTAATTGTCTTTTTTAATAATTAAACTCATAAGTTAATTTAAGTATATTTGCCGATAAAAAGTTCATTTGAATTCAACTGAGAATGTGAGTCTGAATCGCGAAGCTGTGCCGTTTATTTGAAGATTGTGTCTGGAAATTGTTTAAAAAAGGAATTCAAAAAAATCAGTTATTGTTTTTTGGTTTGGAGATCATAAAACGATTTATAGAATTTGTTCCATACAATAATTACACGCTACAGATAACATCACTCTTTTGAAAATTATACTTTTGCTTTATATATTAATGATAAATATTATGCATATTGTTTTTTGCTACAAATACTAATGAATAATAATACCACTCCAAATACCAATTGGCTGTTTGAAATAACTCCAAAGAATAAATTTTTTACTTTAAACCTTAAAGAGGTTTGGCAATACAGAGATTTGCTATTTCTTTTTGTAAAAAGGGATGTAATCACAGTTTACAAACAAACTATTTTAGGACCACTGTGGTATTTAATTCAGCCTTTGTTTACATCGGTTACTTTTACTATAATTTTTAATAATGTAGCTGGAATAGATACTGGAGTTGTACCTCCATTTCTGTTTAATTTGGCTGGAATTACTGTTTGGAATTATTTTACTGCTTGTCTAAATGGAACTTCTAACACATTCTCCAGCAATGCAGGTATTTTTGGAAAAGTTTATTTCCCTAGAATTATAACACCTTTGTCTATTGTAATTTCTAATTTGATAAAATTTGGGATTCAGTTTTTAATTTTTGTAGCTTTCTATATTTATTTTTATGTAAAAGGAGCCGATTTAAGTTTAAATATTTTGGTTCTATTTTTCCCAATTTTGATTGTAATGATGGGGATTTTGGGATTGGGATTAGGAATGTTAATCTCTTCTTTGGTAACCAAATACCGTGATTTTAGTAATTTAATTGGTTTTGGAGTACAATTGTTAATGTATTTGTCGGCAGTAATGTATCCAATGGAACTGATAAAGCAAAAACTGCCGGATTATGGCTGGCTTGTAGACTATAATCCGCTTGCTTATCTGATAGAAACTTCCCGCTACATGTTATTGGGTGTTGGAGAAATTTCAGTTTTTGGATTGGTTTATACTTTTTTTGTAACTGTAGGAGTCTTTTTTGTGGGACTATTGATTTTCAACAAGACAGAGAAAAGTTTTATAGATACAGTGTAAAGAGTAAAGAACAAAGAGTAAAGAACAAAGAGTAAAGAATAGGAATGAGTGAAGAACCGAGTACTCATACTGATAACTGATAACTGTGAAAGACATTATATTAAAAGCCGAAAATATCTCTAAGCAATACCGTTTGGGGCTAGTAGGTACAGGGACATTGAGTCATGATTTGAATCGATTGTGGCATAGCATTCGAGGGAAAGAAGATCCTTATCTAAAAATTGGAGAGGTGAATGATCGTTCTACGAAAGGTACTTCAGAGTATGTTTGGGCTCTTCAGGATATTAATTTTGAAGTGGAACGTGGTGAAGTGTTGGGCATTATTGGTAAGAATGGCGCAGGTAAATCGACTTTACTCAAGATTTTATCGCGAGTGACAGCACCAACAATAGGAAAAATAAAATTTGGCGGGCGTGTAGCTTCATTACTAGAAGTAGGAACGGGATTCCATGGCGAAATGACTGGGCGGGAAAACATTTTCCTGAACGGAGCTATTTTGGGCATGACTAAAAAAGAAATTGCCTCAAAACTCGATGAAATTATAGAATTCTCCGGCTGTGAACGTTACATAGATACACCTGTAAAACGCTACAGTAGCGGTATGTATGTACGATTGGCTTTTGCTGTAGCCGCCTTTTTAGAGCCAGAAATCTTGATTGTTGATGAGGTATTAGCTGTGGGAGATGCTGATTTTCAGAAAAAAGCCATTGGCAAGATGAAGGATATTTCTAAAGGGGGAGGAAGAACTGTGCTGTTTGTGAGTCATAATATGGCGGCGGTTGAAACGCTTTGTACACGAGTAATAAGTATGCAAAACGGTAGTATTATCGGAGATGGAAATCCTACTAAAATTATATCAGATTATTTACAAAGTACTTCTTTTTCTGAGAGAAAAATTATTTTTGATAGTATTGATAATGCTAAAGGAAATGAAAACATAAAAATTCTTTATGCCGCTGTTGAAAATGCTTCAGGCTTAGATAAAGATGAAGTAATTGATGTAACTTCGGCGATTGACTTTAGGATGAAAATTGTCAATCAAACCAATCAGGAGAGGATTTCTATTGGCTATGATTTGCGAACGATAAAAGGTGATGTGGTTTTTGGCAGTGGCGGAAAATTTGATTGTAGTATTGGAAAAGTTATAGAAATAAGCTGTCAAATTCCAGCTAATTTCTTAAACGATGATGTGTACCAAATTCACGCCTATTTTCATACGAATGCAATGAGCAATTTATACAGTGATGAAGAATTATTGACTTTTGAGGTTAAGGATGTCAAAAGAGAATCGGGTTATTTAGGAAAGGTGAACGGGATGATAAGACCTTCTTTGCCTTGGACTATTAATGCTAATGTCTCCTGATGAAAAAAATAGTAATAACCCAATCTAATTATATTCCTTGGAAAGGTTATTTTGATGCTATTGCATTAGCTGATGAGTTTGTGATTTATGATGATATGCAATTTACCCGCAGGGATTGGAGAAACAGAAATATTATTAAAACTCCTAATGGAAATAAATGGTTGACAATTCCTGTTGAAGTTAAAGGAAAATATTTTCAAAAGATTAATGAAACCAAAATTTCGGATAAAAATTGGAATAAAGATCATTGGAATACTCTTAAGCAGAATTATATTAAATCTAAAAATTTTATAGATTATAAGGATTTTTTCGAAGAATTATACTTAAATTCAACATCACTATATTTAACAGAAATTAATTTTCGTTTTATTAATGCTATTTGTGAAATACTTAAAATAAGAACAAATATTCGTTTCTCTTCTGAATTTGAACTAAAAGAAGAACGTTCTGAGCGGTTATTGGATATTTGTTTAACACTGAAAGGGACTGACTATTATTCAGGACCAGCTGCGAAAGCATATATGGATGAACAAATTTTTGATGAAGCAGGAGTAAAGATTAATTATTTCGATTATTCAGGATATACAGAATATCAACAATTATATCCACCATTTGATCATGGAGTTTCAATTTTGGATTTGATTTTTTGTGAAGGAGAAAATGCGGCTAATTTTTTAAAATCTTCTTATAATGAATAAAATAGAAGACCAGATAAAAGGGTATTATTCATCAAAAATTAAACAGTTTGGAGCTACTCCTCAAGGAGTTGATTGGAATTCCACTGCATCTCAGGAATTAAGGTTTGAGGTACTTTCAAATTTAATAAACGAAGAAGAACATTTTTCAATTCTTGATTTTGGTTGTGGTTTTGGTTCGATGTTAGCTTATTTTGAAACTAAATATCAGTCTTTTGAATATATTGGATTTGATGTGTCAGAAGATATGATTGCTACAGCATTAAATAAATTTTCTACGCAAGAAAATGTTAAATGGGCAACCAGTCTTCCAATAGAAAAAACAGACTATGTTATTGCAAGCGGTATATTTAATGTAAAACTTGAAAATACCAATGAAGATTGGCTGACTTATATTTTAGAAACATTAAAAAAAATTGATGAAAACTGCGTCAAAGGATTTTCTTTTAATGTTTTGACAAAATATTCGGATAAAGAGTATATGAAAGATTATTTATATTATGCAGATCCTTTGTTCATGTTTGATTACTGTAAAAAACATTTTTCAAAGAATGTAGCTTTATTACACGATTATAATCTTTATGAATTTTCAATAATTGTTAGAAAATGAAAACAAAAAAAGTAGTCATATTTGGAACAGGAGATATTGCTCAATTGGCAAAATATTATTTTGACATTGATTCTTCCTATGAAGTGGTTGGCTTTACAGTTGATAAAGACTATTGTTTAGCCCCAACTTTTGAGAATCTACCGTTAGTATCTTTTGAAGATGTTGAAAAACATTTTTCTCCTAATGAGGTTGAAATGTTTATTGCTTTAAGTTATGCAAAAATGAATAAGCTTAGAGAAATAAAGTATTTGAAAGCTAAGGAAATGAATTATACAATAGCTTCTTATATAAGTTCCCATTGCAGTTATTTGTCTCAATTCCCTCCTGGTGATAATGCTTTTATTTTGGAAGATAACACTATTCAGCCTTATGTAAAGATAGGCGATAATGTTACTTTATGGAGTGGCAATCATATAGGGCATCATTCTGTTATTGAAAGTCATAATTTTATTAGTTCACATGTAGTTATATCAGGACATTGTGTGGTTGAGCCAAACTGTTTTATAGGTGTTAATGCAACGATTGGGCATCAGGTAACCATCGCCAAAGAAACTCTTGTAGGTGCTGGAGCAATTATAACAAAGAATACAGAAGAAGCTTCTATATATGTACCTGCAAAATCGACAAAACTTGATAAAAAAAGCAATTTAATAAAACTTTAATATGAATGTTGAAAAATCATATGGGGTCAATAATCAAACGGAACTTAACAATTTAGTTGATTCGCATTTAGAAGAGTTGCAAATAAATGGTTTTTCGTTATTAGAAAATGTATTAGATTTTCAGGAGCTGTCAGAGTGCAGAATTCGACTTGATGCTGTTTATGAAAAACAAAAAGAAGAATTTGGTGAAGAGAAATTGAAAATGATTAATGAACAGAATTTAGTAAGATGTCCTTTAGTTTATGACGAATATTTTTTAAATCTTGCTATTAATAAAAAGATTCTTGAGGTAGTAGAAAAAGTTATTGGAAATTATTTTATTCTACATCTACAGAATGGTATAATAAACACAGAGAATGAAGAGCATCATCAAAGTTCTTGGCATCGTGATTTGCCTTATCAAAATTTTGTGATCTCTAAACCACTTGCGATAGGAGCATTATATTGTATTGATGATTTTACAAATGAATCTGGTGGCACATTTGTTTTGCCACATTCTCATAGAGTAGAATCAATCCCTTCATCTCAATATGTAGAAAAATATAGTAAACAAATAATTGCAAAAGCGGGCTCGGTAATTTTATTTGACTCAATGCTTTTTCATAGGGCTGGATTCAATTCTTCCAGTTTTACAAGAAGAGCAATTAATAATGTATATGTTGTTCCAATTTTAAAACAACAAATTAATTTATATACAGCTTTAAATGGAAAATATTCTGAGGATGAGTTTCTATCAAAATTCTTGGGTTACCAGTCTAACACTCCATCGAGTGATAAAGAATGGAGAAACAATAAATTTAACAGATGATTTTTAAATAAAATTTGAAGGAGTATTAATCTAAAAGATCATTCTCCTTTGCCAATAGTGTTACTAGATTAATAATATGAAATGGAATAAACTAGGTCAAATATATAAGGTTTCAAGTAGTTGTGAAGAAATTATTTCTCATGCCTCTAATCCACTTGCAATTCATCTTAATGAAAATGTATTTAGAATATTTTATAGTGCAAGAAATAGTTTAAATAAATCCTCAGTATCTTTTGTTGATATAGATATAGTTACTTTAGAAAACATTAATAATCCAGATGAAGTTGTTTTTTCTTATGGTAAAAAAGAAAGTTTTTATTCTCATGGAGTTAGTATAGGGAATTGTTATACTCAAAATAATAAAGATTATATTCTTTTTATGGGTTGGCAATTTAAGGATGGAGAACATTGGAGAGGAGATGTGGGAAGATTAGAAGTGATTGATAAAAAAACATTATTGTTAGATCCTGTTCATGCGTTTATGGAAATAGATGAAGAGGATAAAATAAGTCTGTCT
Protein-coding sequences here:
- a CDS encoding ABC transporter permease, whose amino-acid sequence is MNNNTTPNTNWLFEITPKNKFFTLNLKEVWQYRDLLFLFVKRDVITVYKQTILGPLWYLIQPLFTSVTFTIIFNNVAGIDTGVVPPFLFNLAGITVWNYFTACLNGTSNTFSSNAGIFGKVYFPRIITPLSIVISNLIKFGIQFLIFVAFYIYFYVKGADLSLNILVLFFPILIVMMGILGLGLGMLISSLVTKYRDFSNLIGFGVQLLMYLSAVMYPMELIKQKLPDYGWLVDYNPLAYLIETSRYMLLGVGEISVFGLVYTFFVTVGVFFVGLLIFNKTEKSFIDTV
- a CDS encoding ABC transporter ATP-binding protein, which produces MKDIILKAENISKQYRLGLVGTGTLSHDLNRLWHSIRGKEDPYLKIGEVNDRSTKGTSEYVWALQDINFEVERGEVLGIIGKNGAGKSTLLKILSRVTAPTIGKIKFGGRVASLLEVGTGFHGEMTGRENIFLNGAILGMTKKEIASKLDEIIEFSGCERYIDTPVKRYSSGMYVRLAFAVAAFLEPEILIVDEVLAVGDADFQKKAIGKMKDISKGGGRTVLFVSHNMAAVETLCTRVISMQNGSIIGDGNPTKIISDYLQSTSFSERKIIFDSIDNAKGNENIKILYAAVENASGLDKDEVIDVTSAIDFRMKIVNQTNQERISIGYDLRTIKGDVVFGSGGKFDCSIGKVIEISCQIPANFLNDDVYQIHAYFHTNAMSNLYSDEELLTFEVKDVKRESGYLGKVNGMIRPSLPWTINANVS
- a CDS encoding class I SAM-dependent methyltransferase, encoding MNKIEDQIKGYYSSKIKQFGATPQGVDWNSTASQELRFEVLSNLINEEEHFSILDFGCGFGSMLAYFETKYQSFEYIGFDVSEDMIATALNKFSTQENVKWATSLPIEKTDYVIASGIFNVKLENTNEDWLTYILETLKKIDENCVKGFSFNVLTKYSDKEYMKDYLYYADPLFMFDYCKKHFSKNVALLHDYNLYEFSIIVRK
- a CDS encoding acetyltransferase; this encodes MKTKKVVIFGTGDIAQLAKYYFDIDSSYEVVGFTVDKDYCLAPTFENLPLVSFEDVEKHFSPNEVEMFIALSYAKMNKLREIKYLKAKEMNYTIASYISSHCSYLSQFPPGDNAFILEDNTIQPYVKIGDNVTLWSGNHIGHHSVIESHNFISSHVVISGHCVVEPNCFIGVNATIGHQVTIAKETLVGAGAIITKNTEEASIYVPAKSTKLDKKSNLIKL
- a CDS encoding phytanoyl-CoA dioxygenase family protein, giving the protein MNVEKSYGVNNQTELNNLVDSHLEELQINGFSLLENVLDFQELSECRIRLDAVYEKQKEEFGEEKLKMINEQNLVRCPLVYDEYFLNLAINKKILEVVEKVIGNYFILHLQNGIINTENEEHHQSSWHRDLPYQNFVISKPLAIGALYCIDDFTNESGGTFVLPHSHRVESIPSSQYVEKYSKQIIAKAGSVILFDSMLFHRAGFNSSSFTRRAINNVYVVPILKQQINLYTALNGKYSEDEFLSKFLGYQSNTPSSDKEWRNNKFNR
- a CDS encoding WbqC family protein, with the translated sequence MKKIVITQSNYIPWKGYFDAIALADEFVIYDDMQFTRRDWRNRNIIKTPNGNKWLTIPVEVKGKYFQKINETKISDKNWNKDHWNTLKQNYIKSKNFIDYKDFFEELYLNSTSLYLTEINFRFINAICEILKIRTNIRFSSEFELKEERSERLLDICLTLKGTDYYSGPAAKAYMDEQIFDEAGVKINYFDYSGYTEYQQLYPPFDHGVSILDLIFCEGENAANFLKSSYNE